One window of the Betaproteobacteria bacterium genome contains the following:
- a CDS encoding aminodeoxychorismate/anthranilate synthase component II: MLLMIDNYDSFTYNLVQYFGELGQDVRVFRNDAIALDEIAGLAPDYLVISPGPCAPAQAGVSLAAIREFSGRIPLLGVCLGHQAIGEAFGGRIVHAKRLMHGKVSPVLHKDVGVFRGLPNPLTCTRYHSLAIERESCPDCLEVTAWTDDGEIMGVRHKSLAVEGVQFHPESILTERGHDLLKNFLEEHRP; the protein is encoded by the coding sequence ATGCTTCTGATGATCGACAACTACGACAGCTTCACCTACAACCTGGTGCAGTATTTCGGCGAACTGGGCCAGGACGTGCGGGTCTTCCGCAACGACGCCATCGCCCTGGACGAAATCGCCGGCCTGGCGCCGGACTACCTGGTCATTTCCCCCGGCCCCTGCGCCCCGGCCCAGGCGGGGGTTTCCCTCGCCGCTATCCGCGAGTTTTCCGGCAGGATTCCCCTGTTGGGTGTCTGTCTCGGCCATCAGGCCATCGGCGAGGCCTTTGGCGGGCGCATCGTCCACGCCAAACGGCTCATGCACGGCAAGGTCTCCCCGGTGCTGCACAAGGATGTGGGCGTCTTTCGCGGCCTGCCCAACCCCCTCACCTGCACCCGCTACCACTCCCTGGCCATCGAGCGGGAAAGCTGCCCCGATTGCCTGGAAGTCACCGCCTGGACCGACGACGGCGAAATCATGGGGGTGCGCCACAAATCCCTGGCCGTCGAGGGCGTCCAGTTCCACCCCGAATCCATTCTGACCGAGCGTGGTCATGACCTGTTGAAGAACTTCCTGGAGGAGCACCGTCCATGA
- the trpD gene encoding anthranilate phosphoribosyltransferase: MTPQAALQRVIEHREIFHDEMVALMRQIMGGEVSPVMIAAIITGLRVKKETVGEIAAAASVMRELSTKVQVADAGCLVDTCGTGGDGAHTFNVSTAAMFVAAAAGARVAKHGGRSVSSQSGSADVLEALGANINLKPEQVGECIDAVGVGFMFAPNHHSAMKHAAPVRRELGVRTLFNILGPLTNPAGARRQVMGVFHPDLVGIQVHVLQRLGSERALTVHGREGLDEISIAGPTLVGELKDGVVREYEVRPEDFDLPLHDPRAIQVANVEESRAMLLGALENRPGAARDIVALNAGATLYVAGLADSLAAGVDKALETLSSGAARAKVEDFVSRTRSCA; encoded by the coding sequence ATGACCCCCCAAGCCGCCCTGCAGCGTGTCATCGAGCACCGCGAAATCTTCCACGACGAAATGGTCGCCCTGATGCGCCAGATCATGGGCGGAGAGGTGTCGCCGGTCATGATCGCCGCCATCATCACCGGCCTGCGGGTCAAGAAGGAGACGGTGGGCGAAATCGCCGCCGCCGCCTCGGTCATGCGCGAGTTATCCACGAAGGTCCAGGTGGCCGATGCGGGCTGCCTGGTCGATACCTGCGGCACGGGGGGAGACGGCGCCCATACCTTCAACGTCTCCACCGCCGCCATGTTCGTCGCCGCGGCGGCGGGCGCGCGGGTCGCCAAGCATGGCGGGCGCTCCGTCTCCAGCCAGTCGGGCAGCGCCGACGTGCTGGAAGCCCTGGGTGCCAACATCAACCTCAAGCCGGAACAGGTGGGCGAGTGCATCGACGCAGTCGGCGTCGGCTTCATGTTCGCCCCCAACCACCACAGCGCCATGAAGCACGCCGCCCCGGTGCGGCGCGAACTCGGCGTCCGCACCCTTTTCAACATCCTTGGTCCTCTCACCAACCCGGCCGGGGCCAGGCGCCAGGTCATGGGGGTCTTCCACCCCGATCTTGTCGGTATCCAGGTTCACGTGCTGCAACGCCTGGGCAGCGAGCGGGCCCTGACCGTCCATGGGCGCGAAGGCCTGGATGAAATCTCCATCGCCGGCCCCACCCTGGTGGGCGAGCTGAAAGACGGCGTGGTGCGGGAATACGAAGTGCGGCCGGAGGATTTCGACCTGCCCCTGCACGACCCCAGGGCCATCCAGGTCGCCAACGTCGAGGAATCCCGCGCCATGCTGCTGGGCGCCCTGGAAAACCGCCCCGGTGCCGCCCGGGACATCGTCGCCCTCAACGCGGGCGCGACGCTCTACGTGGCCGGCCTCGCCGATTCCCTCGCCGCCGGTGTCGACAAAGCCCTCGAAACCCTGTCCAGTGGCGCCGCCCGGGCCAAGGTCGAGGACTTTGTCAGCCGCACGCGGAGTTGCGCATGA
- the trpC gene encoding indole-3-glycerol phosphate synthase TrpC, translating to MSAGSGSDILDRILATKEEEVAAARAIRPLADLRADAERQPGPRDFVGTLKARVAAGRPAVIAEIKKASPSKGVIRPDFRPADIAASYAEHGAACLSVLTDGPYFQGSPDYLQAARAACTLPVLRKDFLVDAYQVHEARAMGADAILLIAAALPLARMEEFEAVALAYGMAVLVEVHNGEELDQALRLKTPLIGINNRNLRSFEVSLETTLALLPRIPPDRLVVTESGILAPGDVALMRENRVNAFLVGEAFMRAADPGVELDRLFGP from the coding sequence ATGAGTGCCGGCTCCGGTTCGGACATTCTCGACCGGATACTGGCGACCAAAGAGGAAGAAGTCGCCGCCGCCCGGGCAATCCGACCGCTCGCCGACCTGCGGGCCGACGCCGAGCGTCAACCCGGCCCCCGCGATTTCGTCGGTACCCTGAAGGCCAGGGTTGCAGCGGGTCGGCCGGCCGTCATTGCCGAAATCAAGAAGGCCAGCCCCTCCAAGGGCGTCATCCGTCCGGACTTCCGCCCGGCCGACATCGCCGCGAGCTATGCCGAACACGGTGCGGCCTGCCTCTCGGTCCTCACCGACGGCCCGTATTTCCAGGGTAGCCCGGATTACCTCCAGGCCGCCCGCGCCGCCTGCACCCTGCCCGTCCTGCGCAAGGACTTCCTGGTGGACGCCTACCAGGTCCACGAAGCCCGGGCCATGGGCGCCGACGCCATCCTGCTCATCGCCGCGGCCCTGCCGCTCGCGCGCATGGAAGAATTCGAAGCGGTGGCACTGGCCTACGGCATGGCCGTCCTGGTCGAGGTTCACAACGGCGAAGAACTCGACCAGGCCCTCCGCCTCAAGACCCCCCTGATCGGCATCAACAACCGCAACCTGCGCAGCTTCGAAGTCAGCCTGGAAACCACCCTGGCGCTGCTGCCGCGCATCCCGCCCGACCGCCTGGTCGTCACCGAGAGCGGCATCCTCGCCCCCGGGGACGTCGCGCTGATGCGGGAAAACCGGGTCAATGCCTTCCTGGTTGGCGAAGCCTTCATGCGCGCCGCCGATCCGGGCGTCGAACTGGACCGCCTGTTCGGCCCCTGA
- a CDS encoding Uma2 family endonuclease, giving the protein MGLAAEKPTLSAADFLAWEAQQPEKHELFQGEAFAMVGARRVHVTVSLNVASLLKTHLRGTPCRAYMADMKLRAAENIFYPDVMVTCHPEDHLAETVMSQPKVIVEVLSDSTAGYDRGGKFAAYRQIDSLEEYALIDPDRLSIEVFRRTPNGDWLLAASEAGRGLLLKSLDFSAPPEAVFEDVGAE; this is encoded by the coding sequence ATGGGACTGGCTGCCGAAAAACCCACCCTCTCCGCCGCCGACTTCCTTGCCTGGGAAGCGCAGCAGCCGGAAAAACACGAACTCTTCCAGGGCGAGGCCTTCGCCATGGTCGGCGCCCGCCGGGTGCATGTCACGGTGTCCCTCAACGTGGCAAGCCTCCTCAAGACCCACCTGCGCGGCACCCCTTGTCGCGCCTACATGGCCGACATGAAGCTGCGGGCCGCGGAAAACATCTTCTACCCCGACGTGATGGTCACCTGCCACCCGGAAGACCACTTGGCGGAGACCGTGATGAGCCAGCCCAAGGTGATCGTCGAAGTGCTCTCCGACAGCACCGCCGGCTACGACCGCGGCGGCAAGTTCGCCGCCTACCGCCAGATCGACAGCCTGGAAGAGTACGCCCTCATCGACCCCGACCGCCTGAGCATCGAAGTCTTTCGCCGCACCCCCAACGGTGACTGGCTCCTGGCCGCCAGCGAAGCCGGCCGGGGCCTGCTGCTCAAAAGCCTCGACTTCTCCGCCCCGCCGGAGGCGGTGTTCGAGGATGTCGGAGCCGAGTAG
- a CDS encoding porin, translating to MQKKLIALAIAGLASSAAFAQTNVTIYGLMDFGYVNTSGNSGGVSSSDSTHRLDSGVAQGNRLGFKGAEDLGNGLKAIFEAEYGFSGDESTGLSTIRHAYVGVTGGFGTAVGGRLDGVRYGIFNKYDAFGGGNVGNFTQMTAQVDRANSAIAYISPSWSGFSFVGAYATNIGSQTNGLGLDPQETNGNKLDGMLTTLMGNYTNGPIDVTVDWERVHFDDYMLLGTIPLDRDTVTTIAGSYDFGVVKLRALWDKQKLEGRDGVGTVADWRSWFVSATAPVGNFLLKATYGRTKEKQTSDSTARKFGLGVDYNLSKRTKLYADYGNISQGDNSAIEISYKANTNAGTGLGGTKAFDFGIQHKF from the coding sequence ATGCAAAAGAAACTGATCGCTCTGGCCATCGCCGGCCTGGCTTCCAGCGCTGCTTTCGCCCAAACCAACGTGACCATCTATGGCCTGATGGATTTCGGCTACGTCAACACCAGTGGCAACAGCGGCGGCGTGTCCTCGTCCGACAGCACCCACCGGCTTGACAGCGGCGTTGCCCAGGGCAACCGCCTCGGCTTCAAGGGCGCCGAAGATCTGGGCAACGGCCTCAAGGCCATCTTCGAAGCCGAATACGGCTTCAGCGGTGACGAGAGCACCGGCCTGTCCACCATCCGTCATGCCTACGTCGGCGTCACCGGTGGCTTCGGTACCGCAGTCGGCGGCCGTCTGGATGGCGTTCGCTACGGCATCTTCAACAAGTACGACGCCTTCGGTGGCGGCAACGTTGGTAACTTCACGCAGATGACCGCCCAGGTTGACCGTGCCAACAGCGCCATCGCCTACATCTCTCCCTCCTGGAGCGGCTTCTCCTTCGTTGGTGCCTACGCGACCAACATCGGTTCCCAAACCAACGGCCTCGGCCTGGACCCTCAGGAAACCAACGGCAACAAGCTGGACGGCATGCTGACCACCTTGATGGGTAACTACACCAACGGCCCCATCGATGTCACCGTTGATTGGGAGCGCGTCCACTTTGACGACTACATGCTGCTCGGCACCATCCCTCTTGATCGCGACACCGTGACCACCATCGCCGGTTCTTATGACTTCGGCGTGGTCAAGCTGCGCGCCCTGTGGGACAAGCAGAAGCTCGAAGGCCGTGACGGCGTGGGTACCGTGGCTGACTGGCGTTCCTGGTTTGTTTCCGCCACCGCCCCGGTCGGCAACTTCCTGCTGAAGGCCACCTACGGCCGCACCAAGGAAAAGCAGACCTCCGACAGCACCGCTCGCAAGTTCGGTCTCGGCGTGGATTACAACCTGTCCAAGCGCACCAAGCTGTACGCCGACTACGGCAACATCAGCCAAGGCGACAACTCTGCCATCGAAATCTCCTACAAGGCCAACACCAACGCCGGCACCGGCCTGGGTGGCACCAAGGCCTTCGATTTCGGCATCCAGCACAAGTTCTAA
- a CDS encoding transposase, translated as MPRRPRVMLPDVPLHIIQRGNNRQACFIADEDYGVYLDWLKEYAGQTGCALHAYVLMTNHVHLLLSASTRDGAAALMKALGQRYVQYVNRVYRRSGTLWEGRFRSCPTQGEGYLLVCQRYIELNPVRAGMVPHPAEYRWSSYRANAQGEASTLLTPHPLYRALGADAAARHEAYRELFRCALEPGLVDAIRQATNGNFALGDARFGDQIARALGRRVQPGKAGRPRKQVEPESGELF; from the coding sequence ATGCCTCGTCGCCCCCGCGTGATGCTCCCCGACGTTCCTTTGCATATCATCCAGAGGGGCAATAATCGTCAGGCCTGTTTCATCGCCGACGAAGACTATGGGGTCTACCTGGACTGGTTGAAGGAGTACGCCGGCCAGACGGGTTGTGCGCTGCATGCCTATGTGCTGATGACGAATCATGTGCACCTGCTGCTTTCGGCGTCCACCCGCGATGGGGCGGCGGCCCTGATGAAGGCTCTGGGGCAGCGTTATGTGCAGTACGTGAATCGTGTCTACCGCCGGTCCGGTACCTTGTGGGAGGGTCGTTTTCGCTCCTGCCCGACCCAAGGAGAGGGCTATCTGCTGGTCTGCCAGCGCTATATCGAATTGAACCCGGTGCGCGCGGGGATGGTGCCGCACCCGGCGGAGTATCGCTGGTCGAGCTACCGCGCCAATGCTCAGGGCGAGGCGAGTACGCTGCTGACGCCCCACCCGCTGTATAGGGCGCTGGGGGCCGACGCTGCTGCAAGGCATGAGGCTTATCGGGAGCTGTTCCGCTGCGCCCTGGAGCCTGGGCTGGTGGACGCGATCCGCCAGGCGACGAACGGCAACTTTGCTCTGGGTGACGCGCGCTTTGGCGACCAGATCGCCCGGGCGCTCGGGCGGCGTGTGCAACCGGGCAAGGCGGGAAGACCGCGCAAGCAGGTGGAGCCGGAATCAGGGGAGTTGTTCTGA
- a CDS encoding glycoside hydrolase has product MKDARPLCDLPLARLAGEGPRARLSPVAEVAFLWHMHQPDYRHPESGEFVLPWVLLHAIKDYADMAGHLERHPGVRCTVNFVPVLLDQIEDYADQFATRLWRDPLLAIAACRDPDRLSRKDRDWLLDMGFRCHTPTMLEPFAPYRRLRDIHAFVKSHDGPGIDYLSGHYFADLATWYLLAWSGETLRRNGTTIPELMAKGAGFTLADRECLLTTLGGVVKNLIPRYRALAERGQIELACTPGAHPLAPLLLDFASAREAWPDCVLPAAPEYPGGRSRAEAHLQAARSSHTRRFGEAPAGLWPAEGALSQAFLAQIGDAGFAWTASSQSVLENSAGPDASVNLPWQPPAGTPGDVTLFFRNERLSDLIGFEYAKWHGRDAAAHFIAELEVAETRDPAAVVPIFLDGENAWEYYPYNAWYFFDDLYGALEAHASLATTPLGAAAARHRDVRPTLPKLTAGSWVYGTFSTWIGDPAKNRAWEFLCDAKQCADRALDSRRLTPAEREAVLARLAVCESSDWFWWFGDYNPPPSVASFDALYRENLKALYRLLRLPIPAALEHPISQGGGNAEGGGTMRRAG; this is encoded by the coding sequence ATGAAGGACGCCCGGCCTCTCTGTGACCTCCCCCTCGCCCGCCTCGCGGGAGAGGGGCCGAGGGCGAGGCTAAGCCCCGTGGCCGAAGTCGCCTTCCTCTGGCACATGCACCAGCCGGACTACCGGCATCCGGAGAGCGGCGAGTTCGTCCTGCCCTGGGTGCTGCTCCACGCCATCAAGGACTACGCCGACATGGCGGGGCACCTGGAGCGCCACCCCGGCGTCCGCTGCACGGTCAATTTCGTCCCCGTGCTGCTGGACCAGATCGAGGATTACGCCGACCAGTTCGCCACCCGCCTCTGGCGCGACCCCTTGCTGGCCATCGCCGCCTGCCGCGACCCCGACCGCCTTTCCCGCAAGGACCGCGACTGGCTGCTGGACATGGGCTTTCGCTGCCATACCCCGACCATGCTGGAACCCTTCGCCCCCTACCGGCGCCTGCGCGACATCCACGCCTTCGTCAAAAGCCACGACGGCCCGGGCATCGACTACCTCTCCGGCCATTATTTCGCCGACCTCGCCACCTGGTATCTGCTGGCCTGGAGCGGCGAGACCCTGCGCCGCAACGGCACCACCATCCCCGAACTGATGGCCAAGGGTGCCGGCTTCACCCTGGCCGACCGGGAATGCCTGCTCACCACCCTGGGCGGCGTGGTCAAGAATCTCATCCCCCGCTACCGCGCCCTGGCTGAGCGGGGCCAGATCGAGCTGGCCTGCACCCCTGGCGCCCACCCCCTCGCCCCGCTGCTGCTCGATTTCGCCAGCGCCCGGGAAGCCTGGCCGGATTGCGTCCTGCCCGCCGCGCCGGAATACCCCGGCGGGCGCAGCCGGGCGGAAGCCCATCTGCAAGCCGCCCGCAGCAGCCACACCCGGCGCTTCGGCGAGGCGCCGGCCGGCCTGTGGCCCGCCGAAGGCGCCCTATCGCAAGCCTTCCTGGCCCAGATCGGCGACGCCGGCTTTGCCTGGACCGCCAGCAGCCAGAGCGTCCTCGAGAACTCCGCCGGGCCAGATGCCAGCGTCAATCTTCCCTGGCAGCCCCCCGCCGGCACACCGGGCGACGTCACCCTCTTCTTCCGCAACGAGCGGCTGTCCGACCTCATCGGCTTCGAATACGCCAAGTGGCACGGCCGCGACGCCGCCGCCCACTTCATCGCCGAGCTGGAAGTGGCCGAGACCCGCGACCCCGCGGCCGTGGTGCCCATCTTCCTCGATGGCGAAAACGCCTGGGAGTACTACCCCTACAACGCCTGGTATTTCTTCGACGATCTCTACGGCGCCCTGGAGGCCCACGCCAGCCTCGCCACCACCCCCCTGGGGGCCGCCGCCGCCCGCCACCGCGACGTGCGCCCCACCCTGCCCAAGCTCACCGCCGGCAGTTGGGTCTACGGCACCTTCTCCACCTGGATCGGCGACCCGGCCAAGAACCGGGCCTGGGAATTCCTCTGCGACGCCAAGCAATGCGCCGACCGCGCCCTGGACAGCCGCCGCCTGACCCCTGCCGAGCGCGAAGCCGTCCTCGCCCGCCTGGCCGTGTGCGAAAGCTCCGACTGGTTCTGGTGGTTCGGCGACTACAATCCCCCCCCCTCCGTCGCCTCCTTCGACGCCCTCTACCGCGAAAACCTCAAGGCGCTGTACCGCCTGCTGCGCCTGCCGATTCCAGCGGCTTTGGAACACCCGATCAGCCAGGGGGGCGGGAATGCGGAGGGTGGGGGGACGATGCGGCGGGCGGGGTAA
- the glgC gene encoding glucose-1-phosphate adenylyltransferase, whose protein sequence is MPDNVQCPHQPYCEMREQTDMRFISQLTRNTFAIILSGGRGSRLKQLTDYRSKPAVPFAGKFRIIDFTLSNCVNSGIRRIGVATQYKAHSLIRHIQRGWSFLDGRFDEFIQLLPAQQQIDETQWYQGTADAVYQNMHFLRRYDPEHILIVAGDHIYKMDYGRMLAFHAKSRADMTVGCIDVPLADAREFGVMGVDGHDRVVEFVEKPQHPPPIPGQPQRALASMGIYIFNARFLFEQLQRDAMTKGSSRDFGKDIIPYIVPRYRVFAHRFADSCVGMTDDIPYWRDVGTLDAYWEANMEMTKVTPELNLYDKDWPIWTYQEQLPPAKFVFDDADRRGSAVDSLVSGGCIVSGATVRRSMLFSNVHVHSWAKVEDSVILPHVDIGRHAVLKRCVVDKRCRIPEGLVAGVNPEDDRRRFHVSAKGITLITPEMLGQGAGSGPV, encoded by the coding sequence ATGCCTGACAACGTCCAGTGCCCGCACCAGCCTTACTGCGAGATGCGCGAACAGACCGACATGCGCTTCATCAGCCAGCTCACCCGCAACACCTTCGCCATCATCCTGTCCGGGGGCCGCGGCAGCCGACTGAAGCAGCTCACTGACTACCGCTCCAAGCCCGCCGTGCCCTTCGCCGGCAAGTTCCGCATCATTGATTTCACCCTCTCCAATTGCGTCAATTCGGGCATCCGGCGCATCGGCGTGGCCACCCAGTACAAGGCCCACAGCCTGATCCGCCACATTCAGCGCGGCTGGAGCTTCCTGGACGGGCGGTTCGACGAATTCATCCAGCTCCTGCCCGCCCAGCAGCAGATCGACGAGACCCAGTGGTACCAGGGCACGGCGGACGCGGTGTATCAGAACATGCACTTCCTGCGCCGCTACGACCCCGAGCACATCCTCATCGTCGCCGGCGACCACATCTACAAGATGGACTACGGCCGCATGCTGGCCTTCCACGCCAAGAGCCGGGCGGACATGACCGTCGGCTGCATCGACGTGCCCCTGGCCGACGCCCGGGAGTTCGGCGTAATGGGCGTAGACGGGCACGACCGCGTCGTGGAATTCGTCGAAAAGCCCCAGCATCCGCCACCCATCCCCGGCCAGCCGCAGCGGGCCCTCGCCTCCATGGGCATCTACATCTTCAACGCCCGCTTCCTCTTCGAGCAATTACAGCGGGACGCCATGACCAAAGGCTCCAGCCGCGACTTCGGCAAGGACATCATTCCCTACATCGTCCCCCGCTACCGGGTCTTCGCCCATCGCTTCGCCGATTCCTGCGTCGGCATGACCGACGACATCCCCTACTGGCGCGACGTGGGCACCCTCGACGCCTACTGGGAGGCGAACATGGAAATGACCAAGGTGACGCCGGAACTCAACCTCTACGACAAGGACTGGCCCATCTGGACCTACCAGGAGCAACTCCCTCCCGCCAAATTCGTCTTCGACGACGCGGACCGCCGGGGCAGCGCCGTGGATTCCCTGGTTTCCGGCGGCTGCATCGTCTCCGGCGCCACGGTGCGGCGTTCCATGCTCTTTTCCAACGTCCACGTCCATAGCTGGGCCAAGGTGGAGGATTCGGTCATCCTGCCCCACGTCGATATCGGCCGCCACGCCGTACTCAAACGCTGCGTGGTGGACAAACGCTGCCGCATTCCTGAAGGCCTGGTGGCTGGCGTAAACCCGGAAGACGATCGCCGCCGCTTCCACGTCAGCGCCAAGGGCATCACCCTGATCACGCCGGAAATGCTGGGGCAAGGCGCCGGCAGCGGGCCCGTCTGA
- the glgB gene encoding 1,4-alpha-glucan branching protein GlgB produces MSLKEALYLFNEGRNFCAYDFLGAHPDAGGVVFRVWAPQAAAVSVIGEFNAWQPGVDGLVSLGPSGVWEGRVAAARPGALYRFAVTDQCGALRVKCDPYARGFELRPGSAAYVMVPSAYAWGDGDWLAARAGRDWLHAPMSVFEVHAGSWMRHPDGRPYLWRELAQRLIPYAVDMGFTHLELLPITEHPLDESWGYQTTGYFAPTARYGSPDDLRAFIDACHQAGLGVILDWVPGHFPQDDWALARYDGSALYEHEDPRQGLHADWGTHIFNYGRHEVRSFLLSSAHWWLSQFHFDGLRVDAVASMLYLDYSRKAGEWLPNRHGGRENLEAIDFLKALNTLVHGEFPGALTLAEESTSWPQVSRPTWLGGLGFSMKWNMGWMNDSLRYFARQAVHRRWHHDELTFGQMYAYSENFVLPLSHDEVVHGKGSLLGKMPGDPWQRLANLRLLLAAQALSPGKKLLFMGGEFGQLREWSESRELDWFLLAEDGHAGVQRLVADLNHLHRDRPALHELDFDPAGFHWIDCHDSVHSVLAWLRIARDGSFVVVAANFTPEPQRGYRLGVPCAGPYVEIFNSDSAHYGGSNLGNGLGLTAWAEPWMSQPASLVLTLPPLGCVVLTPAFSQSL; encoded by the coding sequence ATGTCGCTAAAAGAAGCGTTGTACCTGTTCAACGAAGGCCGCAATTTCTGCGCCTACGATTTTCTCGGCGCTCACCCCGACGCGGGCGGGGTCGTCTTCCGCGTCTGGGCGCCGCAGGCCGCGGCGGTTTCGGTCATAGGCGAGTTCAATGCCTGGCAGCCGGGGGTCGATGGCCTGGTGTCCCTGGGGCCCTCGGGGGTCTGGGAAGGCCGGGTGGCCGCCGCCAGGCCCGGAGCCCTCTACCGCTTCGCCGTCACCGATCAGTGCGGCGCCCTGCGGGTGAAGTGCGACCCCTACGCCCGCGGCTTCGAGCTGAGGCCGGGGTCGGCGGCCTACGTCATGGTGCCTTCGGCCTACGCCTGGGGCGACGGAGACTGGCTCGCCGCCCGGGCCGGCCGCGACTGGCTGCATGCGCCCATGAGCGTGTTCGAAGTCCATGCTGGCTCCTGGATGCGTCATCCCGACGGCCGTCCCTATCTGTGGCGGGAACTGGCCCAGCGCCTGATCCCCTACGCGGTGGACATGGGCTTCACCCACCTGGAGCTTCTGCCCATCACCGAGCACCCCCTGGACGAGTCCTGGGGCTACCAGACCACCGGCTACTTCGCTCCCACGGCGCGCTACGGCTCGCCGGACGACCTGAGGGCCTTCATCGACGCCTGCCACCAGGCGGGTCTCGGCGTCATCCTCGACTGGGTGCCGGGACACTTTCCCCAGGACGACTGGGCCCTCGCCCGCTACGACGGCAGCGCCCTCTACGAGCACGAAGACCCCCGCCAGGGCCTGCACGCCGATTGGGGCACCCATATCTTCAACTACGGCCGCCACGAGGTGCGCAGCTTCCTCCTCTCCTCGGCCCACTGGTGGCTGTCCCAATTCCACTTCGACGGCTTGCGGGTGGACGCCGTGGCCTCCATGCTTTACCTCGACTACTCGCGCAAGGCCGGGGAGTGGCTGCCCAATCGCCACGGCGGGCGGGAAAATCTGGAAGCCATCGACTTTCTCAAGGCCCTGAATACCCTGGTCCATGGCGAATTCCCCGGCGCCCTGACCCTGGCCGAGGAATCCACGTCCTGGCCCCAGGTCTCGCGGCCCACCTGGCTGGGAGGGCTGGGCTTCTCCATGAAGTGGAACATGGGCTGGATGAATGACAGCCTGCGCTATTTCGCCCGCCAAGCGGTGCACCGCCGCTGGCACCACGACGAACTCACCTTCGGCCAGATGTACGCCTACAGCGAAAATTTTGTCCTGCCCCTCTCCCATGACGAGGTGGTGCACGGCAAGGGCTCCCTCCTGGGCAAGATGCCCGGCGATCCCTGGCAGCGCCTGGCCAATCTGCGGCTATTGCTCGCCGCCCAGGCCCTCAGCCCGGGCAAGAAGCTCCTCTTCATGGGCGGGGAATTCGGCCAGTTGCGGGAGTGGTCGGAAAGCCGGGAACTCGATTGGTTCCTCCTGGCCGAGGATGGCCACGCCGGAGTGCAGCGCCTGGTGGCGGACCTCAACCACCTGCATCGCGACCGCCCGGCCCTGCACGAACTGGATTTCGACCCCGCCGGTTTCCACTGGATCGACTGCCACGACAGCGTCCATTCAGTCCTGGCCTGGTTGCGCATCGCCCGGGACGGCAGCTTCGTCGTGGTGGCGGCCAATTTCACCCCGGAGCCCCAGCGTGGCTACCGCCTGGGGGTTCCCTGCGCCGGACCCTACGTCGAGATCTTCAACAGCGACTCCGCCCACTACGGCGGCAGCAACCTGGGCAACGGCCTGGGGCTCACCGCCTGGGCCGAGCCCTGGATGAGCCAGCCCGCATCGCTGGTCCTAACCCTGCCCCCGCTGGGCTGCGTGGTCCTGACTCCCGCTTTCAGTCAGAGCCTGTGA
- a CDS encoding glucokinase yields the protein MPITLLGGDLGGTKTLLALTEIRRGYPGIVREERFASQDYDQFEEILAAFLHGYDTPIVAACFGIAGPVEGRSARLTYLPWRLDADALEKRFSIGQLRLVNDFAAAAQGIDFLSGNAVLSLQDGIARGRAPRLILGAGTGLGVAGQVWSEGRYRVVPGEGGHAGFSPQTAEQRALATYLAERTGRVTAEDVLSGPGLARIHSFLTGSELPPDEIGIAALAGEEEAERTVAFWLAALGAFAGDLALQWLARGGVYLAGGVAAKLLPALSPEPFIRAFRDKREHAGLVEQMPIHLIRDERLGLLGALALAAQQSGTGS from the coding sequence ATGCCCATCACCCTGCTTGGCGGCGACCTGGGGGGAACCAAGACCCTGCTTGCCCTGACCGAAATACGTCGTGGCTATCCGGGCATCGTCCGGGAAGAGCGTTTCGCCAGCCAGGACTACGACCAGTTCGAGGAAATTCTGGCGGCTTTCCTGCACGGCTACGACACGCCCATCGTCGCCGCCTGCTTCGGCATCGCCGGCCCGGTGGAAGGGCGCAGCGCCAGGCTGACCTACCTGCCGTGGCGCCTCGACGCCGACGCGCTGGAGAAGCGCTTTTCCATCGGCCAGCTGCGGCTGGTCAACGATTTTGCCGCCGCGGCCCAGGGCATCGACTTCCTGAGCGGCAACGCGGTGCTCTCCCTGCAGGACGGAATCGCCCGCGGCCGGGCACCGCGGCTCATCCTGGGGGCCGGCACCGGGCTGGGCGTCGCCGGCCAGGTGTGGTCCGAGGGACGTTACCGCGTCGTCCCGGGCGAAGGCGGCCATGCCGGTTTTTCGCCCCAGACGGCGGAGCAGCGCGCCCTGGCGACCTACCTCGCCGAGCGAACCGGGCGCGTCACCGCCGAGGATGTGCTCTCCGGCCCCGGGCTCGCCCGCATCCACAGCTTCCTGACCGGAAGCGAATTGCCGCCGGACGAAATTGGCATCGCCGCCCTGGCGGGGGAAGAGGAGGCCGAGAGGACGGTGGCCTTCTGGCTCGCGGCCCTGGGCGCTTTCGCCGGAGATCTTGCCCTGCAGTGGCTGGCCCGGGGCGGGGTCTATCTGGCCGGCGGCGTGGCGGCCAAACTTCTGCCGGCGCTGTCGCCGGAACCCTTCATCAGGGCCTTCCGCGACAAGCGCGAACACGCGGGTCTCGTCGAGCAGATGCCCATCCACCTGATCCGCGACGAACGCCTCGGACTGCTGGGCGCCCTGGCGCTGGCCGCGCAGCAGTCCGGCACGGGATCCTGA